The proteins below are encoded in one region of Triticum aestivum cultivar Chinese Spring chromosome 1B, IWGSC CS RefSeq v2.1, whole genome shotgun sequence:
- the LOC123130774 gene encoding midasin, which yields MVRSKEVPKRPKDPLMTPPSKPRGFRYDDDGGFGGSLPRNRGGSAMSPAPASVPNYMRATSSSGAKAGPGRRAGAVPSSASPTTRRGPARAVTMGRVLFPTPEVPGMVRATPTCSSTMKEAKFPGALDLAPGATDAQGPAAMRVCPYNYCSLNGHTHSPAVPLRSFLASRRRLIKTQQSMKHKGVSAFRKGSGGHQRPEDKKSGPVLCAAVAKAAPLVDEEALGDFFVEVYAGPRVSSDMSCSDMSLDEMDAAVRRMEFVVFDRCGVGEDDEKGGDPAVGGDGGRRPEEDRLGFCRDSSSECSDDAVSGPISGNLVEELPWMRYECDSLEDDVSEEHVQEAEVSEGQQCNDEEGGSSDNHEEEADEEQKPEHEEIISDLPRETGIVAEEEGVDCRSPLREDISSTMDQHEACTVQETQHEDGEERVSDVAHKMKIAAAQACIVCAAEVCNEQEEEEDQDNILGKVIQGDASDGQGTSAEKLSNGVDESEIPQHELDILGKVVQGDISDGQGTSEEQLSNGVCEPEIPENEVAESVENVVEESREEDGVADQGTKDDQSNVESTGNLEVTEKQDMPDHESEMEISETVPSVACEEDFVEEEVTSRAVSEGEISDCSAIASLDAEISTPPTEGGFEQDVNTVEDAFEQYDGAVNNFVDQCIPAEDTVDVTEDAEKQIEITSCNLEDASEESGTAQESSQEVTFLCVDATAQESSQEVNFLCVDGGAQMELEPKVTNCKLEDSSEESGIAQESSQDVKPVCVDAAAQTEPEPEVTNCKLEDSSEEESGIAQESSQDVKPVCVDAAVQMEPETTNYKLEGASAEAGITGETVHDDNLVYVGEAAQVQSGVDTSELVDTSEESGIAHEICEDDNSAYVSDDAQSDSGIATCELGEESANVQEADQDQNCTDVNGGFTNESMLTACELAEASEAYDITQEAIQDDNISDVNDGAQKESEIIACESEHACEESHIIQEGGEDVNAACEESDIIQEGVEDDNTACEESYIIQEGGEDGSTPGVRTGALKEPEIMASELADACEEVCITKEANLSPVVQIPEHNYDLSATDGYGEPQNLPAEDTVAKEFSIDDMCNVFSGLNLKGDVYVDPTESEICPRNRRIVAGRRRTPEEDEYMRGFNPRAPNFLPLESDPDAEKVDLKHQTAEDRKNAEEWMIDYALRRAVNNLGPARKKKVELLVQAFETVLPQDEKKSISPTRPAQACN from the coding sequence ATGGTGAGGAGCAAAGAGGTGCCCAAGAGGCCCAAGGACCCGCTCATGACCCCTCCGTCCAAGCCCAGGGgattcaggtacgacgacgacggcggcttcGGCGGAAGCTTGCCGAGGAACCGCGGCGGCTCGGCCATGTCCCCGGCGCCGGCCTCCGTGCCCAACTACATGCGGGCCACCAGCAGCTCCGGCGCCAAGGCCGGGCccggccggcgcgcgggggcggtgCCCTCGTCGGCGTCGCCCACGACCAGGCGGGGGCCGGCGCGGGCGGTCACGATGGGGAGGGTGCTGTTCCCGACGCCGGAGGTGCCCGGCATGGTCCGCGCCACGCCCACGTGCTCCTCCACCATGAAGGAGGCCAAGTTCCCCGGCGCGCTCGACCTGGCGCCCGGGGCCACCGACGCCCAGGGCCCCGCGGCGATGCGGGTCTGCCCCTACAACTACTGCTCCCTCAACGGCCACACCCACTCGCCGGCCGTGCCGCTCCGGAGCTTCCTCGCGTCGCGCCGCCGGCTCATCAAGACGCAGCAGAGCATGAAGCACAAGGGCGTCTCGGCGTTCCGCAAAGGATCCGGCGGCCACCAGAGGCCGGAGGACAAGAAAAGCGGCCCCGTCCTCTGCGCCGCCGTCGCCAAGGCCGCGCCTCTGGTCGACGAGGAGGCGCTCGGCGACTTCTTCGTGGAGGTGTACGCCGGCCCGAGGGTGAGCTCCGACATGAGCTGCAGCGACATGTCCCTGGACGAGATGGACGCCGCGGTGAGGAGGATGGAGTTCGTCGTCTTCGACCGGTGCGGCGTGGGCGAGGACGACGAGAAGGGCGGCGATCCTGCCGTTGGCGGTGACGGCGGCAGGAGGCCGGAGGAGGACAGGCTCGGTTTCTGCAGGGACAGTTCGTCGGAGTGCAGCGATGACGCTGTCTCCGGTCCCATCTCCGGCAACCTCGTGGAGGAGCTGCCCTGGATGAGGTACGAGTGCGATAGCCTGGAGGATGATGTTTCAGAGGAGCATGTTCAGGAAGCAGAGGTTTCAGAGGGGCAACAATGTAACGACGAAGAAGGCGGATCGAGCGATAATCACGAAGAGGAGGCGGATGAAGAACAGAAACCGGAACACGAGGAGATCATCTCCGATCTGCCCCGTGAAACGGGGATCGTCGCGGAGGAAGAGGGTGTCGATTGCAGATCTCCACTCCGCGAAGACATCTCAAGCACAATGGATCAACATGAGGCTTGCACAGTGCAAGAGACGCAACATGAAGACGGTGAGGAGCGTGTCTCGGATGTTGCCCACAAAATGAAGATCGCCGCGGCGCAAGCATGTATTGTTTGTGCAGCGGAGGTCTGCAAtgagcaggaagaagaagaagatcaagacAACATCCTGGGCAAAGTGATCCAAGGGGATGCTTCTGATGGACAAGGCACGTCAGCAGAGAAGCTCTCCAATGGTGTGGACGAGTCGGAGATTCCTCAGCATGAACTAGACATCCTGggcaaagtggtccaaggggatATTTCTGATGGACAGGGCACATCAGAAGAGCAGCTCTCCAATGGTGTCTGTGAACCGGAGATTCCTGAGAATGAAGTAGCAGAAAGCGTGGAGAATGTCGTCGAAGAGAGCCGGGAAGAGGATGGTGTAGCAGATCAGGGAACAAAGGATGATCAGAGCAACGTTGAATCTACCGGCAACTTAGAAGTTACAGAGAAGCAGGACATGCCGGATCATGAGTCTGAAATGGAGATTTCTGAGACTGTCCCCAGTGTTGCATGCGAAGAGGATTTCGTCGAGGAAGAAGTAACCTCCAGAGCTGTTTCAGAAGGTGAAATTTCTGACTGCAGTGCTATTGCTTCTCTGGATGCTGAAATCTCAACACCACCAACAGAGGGTGGCTTTGAACAAGATGTGAACACGGTGGAAGACGCTTTTGAACAGTATGACGGTGCCGTGAACAACTTTGTTGATCAGTGTATCCCTGCAGAAGACACAGTGGATGTCACAGAAGATGCTGAGAAGCAAATTGAGATTACCTCATGCAATTTGGAAGATGCTTCTGAAGAATCTGGTACTGCCCAAGAAAGCAGCCAGGAAGTTACTTTCCTATGTGTTGATGCTACTGCCCAAGAAAGCAGCCAGGAAGTTAATTTCCTATGTGTTGATGGTGGCGCGCAAATGGAACTAGAGCCAAAGGTTACAAATTGCAAGTTGGAAGATTCTTCTGAAGAGTCTGGTATTGCCCAAGAAAGCAGCCAGGATGTTAAGCCTGTATGTGTTGATGCTGCTGCTCAAACGGAACCAGAGCCAGAGGTTACAAATTGCAAGTTGGAAGATTCTTCTGAAGAAGAGTCTGGTATTGCCCAAGAAAGCTCCCAAGATGTTAAGCCTGTCTGTGTTGATGCTGCTGTTCAAATGGAACCAGAGACTACAAACTACAAATTGGAAGGTGCTTCTGCAGAAGCTGGTATCACTGGAGAAACTGTTCATGATGATAACTTGGTGTATGTCGGCGAGGCTGCTCAAGTGCAATCAGGGGTTGACACAAGCGAGTTGGTAGACACTTCTGAGGAATCTGGTATTGCTCATGAAATTTGTGAAGATGATAACTCTGCATATGTCAGTGATGATGCTCAAAGTGATTCTGGGATCGCCACATGCGAATTGGGAGAAGAATCTGCTAATGTCCAGGAAGCTGATCAGGATCAGAACTGTACAGATGTCAATGGTGGTTTTACAAATGAATCCATGCTTACCGCTTGTGAACTGGCAGAGGCTTCTGAAGCATATGATATTACCCAAGAAGCTATTCAAGATGACAACATTTCAGATGTCAATGATGGTGCTCAAAAGGAATCGGAAATTATAGCATGCGAATCGGAACATGCTTGTGAAGAATCTCATATTATCCAAGAAGGGGGTGAAGATGTTAACGCTGCTTGTGAAGAATCTGATATAATCCAAGAAGGGGTGGAAGATGATAACACTGCTTGTGAAGAATCTTATATTATCCAAGAAGGGGGTGAAGATGGTAGCACTCCTGGTGTCCGCACTGGTGCTCTAAAGGAACCAGAGATCATGGCATCCGAATTGGCagatgcttgtgaagaagtttgtATTACCAAGGAGGCTAATCTCTCACCCGTTGTCCAGATACCTGAGCATAACTATGACCTGTCAGCAACTGACGGCTATGGGGAGCCTCAGAACCTACCAGCAGAAGACACTGTTGCAAAAGAATTTTCCATTGACGACATGTGCAACGTATTCAGCGGGTTGAACCTCAAAGGCGACGTATATGTTGATCCTACCGAGTCCGAGATATGTCCGAGAAACAGAAGGATCGTTGCCGGGAGGAGGAGAACACCTGAAGAAGATGAATACATGCGAGGCTTTAACCCAAGGGCACCGAATTTTCTTCCTCTGGAATCGGACCCGGATGCAGAGAAGGTTGATCTGAAGCATCAGACGGCGGAAGACCGCAAGAATGCCGAAGAGTGGATGATCGACTACGCGCTTCGGAGGGCGGTGAATAATCTCGGCCCTGCTCGGAAGAAGAAAGTGGAGCTTCTGGTCCAGGCCTTTGAGACTGTCCTACCGCAGGATGAGAAGAAAAGCATTTCACCTACAAGGCCTGCCCAAGCTTGCAACTGA